From Bacillus sp. FSL K6-3431, the proteins below share one genomic window:
- a CDS encoding ABC transporter permease, producing MNMINLIYRNELLQLSRNKFSAIPLIINLLCWGYIIISYEIQPVHYEERAAAFYQGFMWMLMLNLLMSGLFAVYMASKDRENEFESLVVTYQVKNVEWIVGKWLVAQLYGLGITFITILVQVSWLVIGKISFGDLVKNVIYVFIQMEGALFLLISLGFLFGIILKNMFAYIFIPAILVLTLGVPFDYTGVASTFDNPRLHLLTPFDYMFVQSPYESMWGIDRVFETTILHQIIVLLLGGIFILATLLLFRSNRRIQSEKKIVPILIAILLIPTIILSGIRYVQYDQAFKQYVTTGEHYVTGFEGRDEKALSEWEWENSYYDTYLDNKKFEFSMEQTDLSVQLQTDNSIKVRSRLTIKHNGDAPVKDVYLTLHQALNVTECSSSLGITCSREKDFIIVHFDQMIKPDEQFDLNLDYHGSILQYRDEGYVEHAFIKNNRVYLPKEAGWYPLIGERQLVIAREHNNRYVQFELRNARLVEDFPTAFTVEISHENSKLPLALTIPEVEAGIFQGTSQYGLSLVGGTLKEVQVDQIRLVGHPEVLNGAKKVIKKYQEAWNFIEDWLDIPMTPSIIYILNDDHYYLTRSTPSQDFLVWYAGDLKYVEDSIIAYRAVDYLTSEHRTWDMENDLYLLNQVITWSILSELQDEVGFKKWYSPMREPMEETKSIDILNEYEEQGIDKFNEVVKFLYTQYDQFENKNEFKIEAALQLYEGETDK from the coding sequence ATGAACATGATTAACCTTATTTATCGCAATGAACTACTGCAATTATCCCGTAATAAATTTTCAGCCATCCCACTTATTATTAATCTACTATGTTGGGGTTATATCATTATCTCATATGAAATACAACCCGTTCATTATGAAGAGCGTGCTGCTGCTTTTTATCAAGGATTTATGTGGATGTTGATGCTTAATCTATTAATGAGCGGCTTGTTTGCTGTATATATGGCAAGTAAAGATCGGGAAAATGAATTTGAATCTTTAGTTGTGACCTATCAGGTGAAAAACGTCGAATGGATTGTGGGGAAATGGTTGGTCGCACAATTATATGGTCTTGGCATCACCTTCATCACAATACTTGTTCAAGTCAGTTGGCTTGTGATAGGAAAAATATCTTTTGGAGATTTAGTTAAAAACGTCATCTATGTATTTATTCAAATGGAAGGCGCATTATTTTTACTCATTTCTCTTGGTTTCTTATTTGGCATCATATTGAAAAATATGTTTGCCTATATTTTTATTCCGGCTATTTTAGTACTAACTTTAGGAGTTCCCTTTGATTATACAGGTGTTGCATCGACATTTGATAATCCGAGATTACACTTATTGACGCCATTCGATTATATGTTTGTTCAATCTCCTTATGAAAGTATGTGGGGAATCGATCGGGTATTTGAAACAACGATATTGCACCAAATCATCGTTTTATTACTCGGGGGCATTTTTATACTTGCGACACTTTTATTATTTCGCTCTAACCGCAGGATACAGAGCGAAAAAAAGATTGTACCCATATTGATTGCAATACTACTCATACCGACAATTATATTAAGTGGTATTCGTTATGTGCAATATGATCAGGCATTTAAACAATATGTCACAACAGGGGAGCATTATGTAACTGGATTTGAGGGTAGGGATGAAAAGGCATTATCTGAATGGGAATGGGAAAATTCATATTATGATACATATCTAGATAATAAAAAATTTGAGTTTTCAATGGAGCAGACGGATTTATCCGTTCAACTGCAAACAGATAATTCGATAAAGGTCAGGAGTCGATTAACGATTAAGCATAACGGTGATGCTCCCGTTAAAGATGTATATCTGACATTACATCAGGCATTAAATGTGACGGAATGCTCCAGCAGTTTAGGTATTACTTGTTCACGTGAAAAGGATTTTATTATTGTCCACTTTGATCAGATGATAAAACCAGATGAACAGTTCGACTTAAACTTGGATTATCACGGAAGTATTTTACAATATCGTGATGAAGGCTATGTGGAGCATGCTTTTATTAAGAATAATAGAGTGTATCTTCCAAAAGAAGCAGGTTGGTATCCACTTATTGGAGAGCGCCAATTGGTGATCGCACGAGAGCATAATAATCGTTATGTGCAATTTGAACTAAGGAATGCCAGACTAGTTGAGGATTTTCCTACGGCATTTACTGTTGAAATTTCCCATGAAAATAGTAAACTGCCACTTGCTCTGACGATTCCTGAAGTAGAAGCTGGCATCTTTCAAGGAACTTCACAATATGGTTTGTCTTTAGTTGGAGGAACTTTGAAAGAAGTGCAGGTTGATCAAATTCGATTGGTTGGTCATCCGGAAGTTCTCAACGGTGCTAAAAAAGTGATTAAGAAATATCAAGAAGCCTGGAACTTTATTGAAGATTGGCTGGATATCCCAATGACACCGTCCATCATTTATATATTAAATGATGATCATTATTATCTTACCCGATCTACACCTAGTCAGGATTTTCTTGTTTGGTATGCTGGAGATCTTAAATATGTGGAGGATTCGATTATTGCCTATAGAGCAGTTGATTATCTAACAAGCGAACATCGAACATGGGATATGGAAAATGATTTGTATTTACTGAATCAGGTAATTACGTGGTCGATTTTAAGTGAATTGCAAGATGAGGTTGGTTTTAAGAAATGGTATTCACCAATGCGAGAACCAATGGAAGAAACAAAGTCGATAGATATTTTAAATGAATATGAAGAACAAGGCATAGACAAGTTTAATGAAGTCGTTAAATTTCTTTACACACAATACGATCAATTTGAAAACAAGAATGAATTTAAGATAGAAGCTGCTTTACAATTGTACGAAGGAGAAACAGATAAATGA
- a CDS encoding RNA polymerase sigma factor translates to MQDEDYMRQVSHGNDSALDTLVFRYHKPLYGYVYRLLQDEKLAEDFVQDTFLKIYQQGKKGFVPDHFKPWMYKIATNSCKDYWKKSSTKREFFTDKDVEEEGQIHHIIDRQLERQWMVDSLNQLSIDYRTVLYLRFYQDLKYAEIAFTLDISINTVKTRITRGLKQLEGVLLDDERKGVGVNE, encoded by the coding sequence ATGCAAGACGAAGATTATATGCGCCAGGTGTCACATGGTAATGACTCGGCATTAGATACACTTGTTTTCCGGTATCATAAACCTCTATATGGTTATGTGTACCGTCTATTACAGGATGAAAAACTCGCTGAAGATTTCGTCCAGGATACTTTTCTAAAAATCTATCAACAAGGGAAAAAGGGCTTTGTTCCAGATCATTTTAAACCCTGGATGTACAAAATAGCGACAAATAGTTGTAAAGACTACTGGAAAAAGTCTTCTACAAAGCGAGAGTTTTTTACGGACAAGGATGTAGAAGAAGAAGGGCAGATCCATCACATTATCGATCGCCAATTGGAACGGCAATGGATGGTAGATTCTTTAAATCAATTATCCATAGATTATCGAACAGTTCTTTATTTAAGGTTTTACCAAGATTTGAAATATGCGGAAATCGCTTTTACATTAGATATTTCCATTAATACTGTAAAAACCCGCATTACGCGTGGATTAAAGCAGCTTGAGGGCGTATTGTTAGATGATGAGAGAAAAGGAGTGGGGGTAAATGAGTGA